Part of the Woronichinia naegeliana WA131 genome, GATGCAACGGCACGGGCGATCGCCTTTCATAATCGACAGAAGGAGGCTTATTACTATGAGAACAGTGCTTGGCAGTTACCTTTTATCGGTGGCTATAAGTTCCAGACCCAGCCTGATGTTCTGAACATGGATGCTTATATCTATTACTATTTCATGGCGACGGGTGTTACTCCTGCGATGGAAGAAAAAATGGTCGGACTGGGTTCTCAATATGCTTGGACGGCCCGTGATGCTAAGGGTAATCTCCTCGATGGTGGCAAGAGTTATCGCCTCCATTTACCGCCCAATATTCCCGTGAAAGATTTCTGGTCAGTTATTCTTTACAGCAACCAAACGCGATCGCAGATTCAGACGGATCAACAGTTTCCTAGTGTCGGTAGTCAGACTAAGGGGCTTTTGGTTAATGCTGATGGTTCTGTGGATATCTATTTCGGGCCGAAACCGCCTGCTGGCAAGGAGAATAACTGGGTGCAGACAAATCCGGGCACGGGTTGGAACACGATTCTTCGGCTTTATGGCCCGCTTGAGCCTTGGTTTGACAAGACTTGGCGACCAGGGGAAATTGAGTTATTGAAATAGCTCTATCCAGAATATTTCTTGATCGCCGATCTGTAGCTTGGATTGAAGTGATAAAATGCAATACTACCTTTTTTCTCGCCAATAAAATCGGCGATCACACTTTGTCAGAGAGAATGATTGCAGTAACTCGATAATTAGGTTACTATTTCTCGTAGTTGTTTTGCGTTCCTTAACCCAACCCAAAAGATCGGCGATCGCACTAAAGAATGATAAGCACCATAACACTATATTTGACGACCAAAGACTATGTCAAAGAAAAAAGACGCAATGTGGGTAATTATCGGGGCAACCGCTGGAAATTCTCTCCAAGCCAGCGTCCCAGTGCCAGGTTTTGAGACTCATAAACATGTAGCAATGACTTCTGTCGAAATTGGAATGTGCCTGGCAATTGCAAAAATTTATTTTGGTGAGCAAATCACAAAAGAAGATCTTAAACCAATGTTTCAAGAAGCTGGGATAGCTATTGGAGCTGGCGGGGGTCTGGGTCTTGTCGCCACAAAAGTTGGGCATGTGGCAACAGATGAACTGCTAAATCTTGCCGGTCCAATTGGTTGGGGTGCGAAAGCTGGGATTGCTGGTAGTCTAACTGCAAGCATTGGATTAGTATTTTTAAAATTCTGTGAATCTCGCCTTTAAAGCAAGTAGTGCGATCGCCGATCTTGTAGTGCGATCGTTTTGGGAGAGTGCGATCACTTTCACGTTGTTGATTCATGTTTAAAAACGCGATCGTTTTGGGAGAGTCAATCTTTTGGGAATGGTGATCGTTTTTTGTGATGATGAGCGGCGATCTCTGTTTGGGATGTGAAGTGCGATCACTTTGGGAGAGTGCGATCCTTTGATTTTTGAAAGTGGGATTAATTTGTCTGTTGAAAGTGCGATCTCCTTAAATAAACTCAAAATTTAAAACGCGATCGCTCCTCATTATAGAAAAGGTGATGTTATATTTGCCATAATGATAAGGTCGTGTCCTTTGTAGGAACAATTAATATGTCTTCCTTATCTAGGCAAATTTTACAAACGGTAGAAGTATTACCGACTGAAGATCAGTATCAGGTGTTGAGTTTTGTGGAATCTCTTTGGAAAAAACGTCAGGAAGCAATTACTACGTCTCTAGAAACAAATTCTCCCTCGTTTTTTGAGGTGGCTCAAGCTTCGATTGGAGTAGGGGAAGGGCCAGGCGATCTTTCCACTAATCCTGATTATATGCAGGGCTATGGTCAGTGATGCACTACGAGGTAATTGTTGACACAGGGATTTTACTAGCTTTGATTGACCGCAATGATAGCCACCATACTTGGGTGACAGAACGATTAAAAGAGATTGCTCCCCCATTACTGACTTGTGAAGCGGTGATTTCAGAAAGTTGGTTTTTGTTGCAACGGGTAAAGAGAGGGCGAGAAGTTTTGCTGCAATTGTTAGCCCAGAAACAGATCATTATTCGGTTTAATTTGGATGCGGAGTTGGTGACAATAATGGCATTATTAAGTCGCTATCAATCAGTACCAGTTTCTTTAGCAGATGCGGAGTTAGTACGAATGTCGGAGCTATATCCTAATAGTCTGATTTTTACTCTCGATAGCGATTTTCTCGTTTACAGAAAGAATCGCGATCGTCTAATTCCTTTGCTTATGCCTCCATTAGATTCTTAATGTCTTATTTTATCGGTGCGATCGCCGTCACCTTGCGGATTAAACTTTTAAACTGCGATTATTTTAGTTTTTGAAAGTGCGATTAATTTGATTGCTGAAAGCGCGATCATCTTCCTCTTGATTAAGGTTTAAAAATGCGATTCTTTCTGCTTTTGAAAGTGCGATCGCTGTCATCTTGTTGATTAAACTTTAAAAGTGCGATCACTTGGGATAGGAACGCAAAGGGTGATCGCTTTTTGCGGATGACGAGGGGCGATCGCTGATTCTCTGGGGTACATTAACAAAAGTGTAATGTGCCTTTTTCTGTGGCATGATGAGTTCGGTAATCCATAATCTGCCTTCCGTGCCAACGAACAACTCTGAAATACAGGAGCAAGCAAGAAACATCTTAGATGCAATTGCGTTTACTCCCTTTGAGCAATGCCAACCCTTGAGCCGTGATTTTAGCGAAATTCCCGATCGTCCTGGTATTTACGCAGTCAGACATAGATATCAGGGATTACTTTACATTGGTAAAACCAAAAGCTTACGAGGTCGTTTTAAAGGTGGACACAAAGCTTTTTTGTGGGCTTGGCTCGATCAATATACAAGTGAAGATGTACGAATTGCGGTGCAGACAATACCTTACTCGAAAAACCCTGCGCTACTATTAGAACTAGAGGCGATAATTTTAAGGGCAACTGAGCCACCGTATAATGTTCAAATTCCTATGGAGTCCTAACCCATGCAAGTGAAACTTTCGGAGCAAATCTCGTCTGCGGATGCGGAAAATATTTTAAAGTGCTTACCAGACTGGATTCAGAATGCTCTAATTGCTCGTGCCACTGAAATTGATTATCCCGTCGAAGCAATCCTTGAGATGGCGATCGCCAATTTTCTAGACACAGAGGCATTAAGTTTTGCCGACTGTAAGCCAGGGCGAGGTTAATAAGTGCGATCGCCGATCTTGTTGATCAAACTTTAAAACTGCGATTATGTTGGATTTTAAAAGTGCGATTTTGGCTATTGAAAGTGCGATCACTGTGGCCATTGAAAGTGCGATCGCCGATCTGTAGATTTAGATTAAGCAACGAAACCCAATAATCTTTGTTACAATATTCTTGTCATAAAGAAAGACCTCTAAAAATAGATTTATGCCAGAAATTACTCGATTTTACGGAATTATCATTAAACTCTTTTTTGCCGATCATCTACCTCCCCATTTTCATGCGATTTATGGAGACTATAACGCCCTATTTAACCTAGAAACCTTAGAAATCATCGAAGGCGACTTACCCAATAGAGCCACAAAAATGGTTGTAGAATGGGCAACAATCTATCAACCAGAATTATTGAAAATGTGGAATACTCAAGAATTTAATAAATTACCACCTTTGAAATAAAATAATGCTTTGCCCCAAAATAATATCAGCCAAAATCATTGAAAATTACACTTTATTGGTGCATTTTTCTAATCATCAAGCTAGAAAATATAACTGTGAAAAGCTACTGGAAAAAACAATGTTTTCCCCGCTTAAAAACTATGCTTTCTTTAAAAATTTTCAACTAGATCCATCAGGTAGTGGAATCATTTGGAATGATGAAATTGATATAAGCGAGTATGAAATTTGGGTCAATGGGATTGAACTACAATTGTAGTCTTCTTTTTGAGTAAATTTTAAAACCGCGATCTTTTTAGTTTTTGAAAATGCGATTTTGGCTTTTAAAAGTGCGATCGCTTTGCTTTTTGAAAGTGCAATTTTTGCTTTTGAAAGTGCGATTACTTTGACTGCTGAAAGTGCGATCATTTTGGGAGAGTGCGATTTGGCTTTTGAAAATGTGATCACTTTGGTTTTTGAAAGTGCGATCATTTTGGGAGAGTCAATTTTTCGGGAATGGCGATCATTTTTTGTGATGACGAAGGGCGATCGCTGTTTGGGATGTGAAGTGCGATCGTTTTGGTTATTGAAAGTGCGATCCTTTTGGCCTTTGAAAGTGCGATTACTTTGACGGCTAAAAGTGCGATCATTTTGGGAGAGTGCGATTTGGCTTTTGAAAATGTGATCACTTTGGTTTTTGAAAGTGCGATCATTTTGGGAGAGTCAATTTTTCGGGAATGGCGATCATTTTTTGTGATGACGAGGGGCGACTTTGAGCAAATCCCTTAATTTGGGCAGGATTAACAATACTGACAATGTGACCTAAACCGTGTAAATAAGTTGCTACTGAATGGCCGTAGGTACTGGCATACTCCTCACGGTCATAATTTACGATTTTTAGTTTGGCCCCCCTAGCCCCCCAACTTTGGGGGGAAACATTCTCTATTTATGGGTTTCAAAGTCCCCCAGAATTGGGGGATTTAGGGGGCAAAAATCACAATTCATAACCGTGCTAAGTATAGCTTCTAAGCAGGCATGAACTTTTTCGACCAAGGAACGATGGAGTCAATTTTGGGCAAAACTTGATCAATATGGGTTCCCTGTAGAACCCTTATTACACCAGCTTTTATCAACTAAAGGTCGCGCCTATACCAGTCAGGATAATTGTCCATGGCTGACACCATCAGGGTTTATATTGCCAAGGATTAAAAACGGTTTGTTGATCTTGCTCTATCACTTAATGTAACCATCCCCAAAACATCTGCAAAAGTAGCCAGCTATTTAAACCGACGATTAAAGTCGCGACTGCCCCTGCCAACAGTTTAAGCCAGGTTGGATTCACAAATTCCTTCATAATGCGAGGGTTACTGGTAAAGCTCACTAGGGGAATGACGGCAAAGGAGAGTTGTAAACTGAGAATCACCTGACTTAATACTAATAAATCTGTTGTGCTACCTTCCCCCAAAAGCAAAATGGTTAATAGAGCAGGAATAATGGCTAGGCTACGGGTCAATAAACGACGCAACCAGGGACGCATTCGCAATTTGATAAACCCTTCCATGACAATCTGGCCAGCCAATGTCCCCGTTAAGGTGGCGTTTTGGCCTGAGGCTAACAAGGCGATCGCAAATAAAGTGCTGGCTAAACCCGTTCCTAATAGCGGGGTGAGCATTTGATAGGCATCTTCAATCGAAGCAATATGATGATGACCTGACTCATGGAAAGTGGCCGCCGCCAAAATTAAGATCGCCGCATTAATAAACAGGGCAAAACAGAGGGCAATGGTGGAATCTAAACTACCAAAACGAATCGCTTCCCATTTTTTCGGTGTCGTCAATTCCCAGGCACGGGTTTGGATAATGGCGGAATGGAGATAGAGATTATGGGGCATCACCGTCGCGCCTAAAATCCCGATCGCCAGATAGAGCATTTCAGGATTATGAATAACGGCTGATTGGGGAACAAAACCGGCTAATATTCCCGACCATTGGGGTTGGGCCAAAAATAATTCCGCTAAAAAACAGCCGCCAATCAAAGCAATAAGGGTAATCACCAGGGCTTCCAGGTAGCGAAAACCTCTACTTTGCAGTGACAGCAATAAAATGACATCGGCAGCCGTCAAACTCACACCAATAAGTAACGGAATCCCAAAGAGCAACTTTAAACCGATCGCACTGCCCAGCACCTCGGCTAAATCACAGGCCGCGATCGCAATTTCCGCCAAAATCCAGAGTAAAAAACTAACTGGTGGTGAATAGTAGGCTCGACAGGCTTGAGCTAAGTCCTTTCCCGTTGCCACTCCTAACCGCACACAGAGCGATTGTAACAATACCGCCATCAGGTTAGACAATAAAATAACACTCAGCAAGGTATAGCCAAACTGAGATCCCCCCGCCAAATCCGTGGCCCAGTTGCCTGGATCCATATAGCCCACCGCGACCAAATAACCCGGCCCCGCATAGGCCAAAAGCTTGCGCCAAAGTCCCTTCCCTGAAGGAATAACCACAGTGCGATGAACTTCCGATAAACTAGCCACCTGGGGAGAAACAGACATTGCCAACACTTCTCATAATTCTTTCATAATCTAATTTAGCATCCCACCCTTGACTTTTTCATAATTCTTTCATAATTCCTATTTGTTAAGAAATGTTACAATATTGCCGTCATAGAGGCTTACCATCTTGACAGAATGAGATTTAGTTATTACATTAGTTTTCAATACCCGTTGGGTAATCTCATTTAAGTGATATGCAAGACAAGCAAAAGGTCACACTCTATTTACCGCCTGGCATTCATCGACAACTCCGAATCCGCTCTGCCATTGATACCGAATCGATGTCAGCCATTGTGGAAAAGGCAATTAACTTCTATCTGAAGTACCCAGAAAAAGTTGAAGAAGAGGAAGCCGCCGCCTACGGTAAAACACACCAGGTTCATATTTGTCCCGAATGTGATGCCGCAATGGTCATGCGAGAAGGGCAAATGGTTTCTCTTAAGAATCAGCCCAGTGTGATGAATGACGATTTCTCCTTGGAAGTTATCGAAAAAGTCCCAGTTACAAATGAATCTGCCGCCGAAATGCTAGTTCCTTGCTAACTTTGACAAGCTGATAATTTGACCGTCCCGCCCTTTAACTCAGGTCGATCCCATGAAAGAAGAGCTCAGTGTTCTCGTTCAGGCTCAATATCCCCTAATCTATCTGGTTACGTCCGAAGAAGAACGGGCCGAACAGGCGATCGCCAAAATTGCCCACCAGCAAACCCAGCATCATCGGGTTTTTGTCTGGACGGTAACTAGAGGGTTTATCGAGTACGGTCAATCTCAAGCAGCCAACCATCACAACACTATCTCTCCTGAAGCGGCGATTGAGTGGGTGATGCGGCAGAAAGAGTCGGGTATCTTCATTTTCAAGGATCTTCATCCTTTTATTTCCTCTCCGGCGGTTACTCGTTGGTTACGGGACGCGATCGCTAGTTTCAAAGGCACAGACAAACTCATTTTGTTAATGTCGCCCTATCTAGACATTCCCCTCGAACTGGAAAAGGATGTTATCGTTCTTGATTTTCCCCTGCCCGATTTGACAGAATTGGGAGAAGTTCTCGCCCAGCAATTAGAGCAAACTCGTACCCGTAGAACCTCAATTGAAGTTCGGGAAAAACTGCTCAAAGCGGCCCTAGGCTTAACTAAAGATGAGGCTGAAAAAGTTTATCGCAAGGCCTTTGTCAAAGCAGGCAAACTGACGGAAGAAGAGGTTGATGTCATTCTCTCTGAGAAGAAGCAACTGATTCGTCGTAATGGCATTCTCGAATACATTGAGGAAGACGAAACCCTGCAATCCGTTGGTGGTTTAGAAGAACTCAAACACTGGCTGACTCAGCGTTCTGATGCCTTTACCGAGAGAGCTAGGGAATACGGTTTACCTCAACCCAAGGGGATGCTGATCTTAGGGGTTCCAGGCTGTGGAAAATCCCTCATTGCCAAAACCACTGCTAGACTATGGGGATTACCCCTACTCCGTTTGGATATGGGTCGCGTCTATGATGGCTCTATGGTGGGGCGATCGGAAGCTAACCTTAGAAATGCCCTCAAAACCGCAGAATCCATTTCTCCCGCCATTCTCTTTATCGATGAACTAGATAAAGCTTTTGCGGGGGGAGCTGGTTCGGGAGACTCTGATGGCGGTACCTCTAGCCGTATCTTTGGTAGTTTTCTGACCTGGATGCAGGAAAAAACTTCTCCTGTCTTTGTGATGGCAACGGCAAATCGGGTGGAACGCCTACCCGGAGAGTTCCTTCGCAAGGGACGGTTCGATGAAATCTTCTTTGTGGATTTGCCTAATCCCGAAGAACGTCAAGATATTTTTAAAATTCACCTTAATAAGCGTCGCCCTGACGCGGATCGTTTTGAACTAGGCCAAC contains:
- a CDS encoding PIN domain-containing protein, encoding MHYEVIVDTGILLALIDRNDSHHTWVTERLKEIAPPLLTCEAVISESWFLLQRVKRGREVLLQLLAQKQIIIRFNLDAELVTIMALLSRYQSVPVSLADAELVRMSELYPNSLIFTLDSDFLVYRKNRDRLIPLLMPPLDS
- a CDS encoding GIY-YIG nuclease family protein, whose amino-acid sequence is MSRDFSEIPDRPGIYAVRHRYQGLLYIGKTKSLRGRFKGGHKAFLWAWLDQYTSEDVRIAVQTIPYSKNPALLLELEAIILRATEPPYNVQIPMES
- a CDS encoding DUF4160 domain-containing protein, translated to MPEITRFYGIIIKLFFADHLPPHFHAIYGDYNALFNLETLEIIEGDLPNRATKMVVEWATIYQPELLKMWNTQEFNKLPPLK
- a CDS encoding DUF2442 domain-containing protein translates to MLCPKIISAKIIENYTLLVHFSNHQARKYNCEKLLEKTMFSPLKNYAFFKNFQLDPSGSGIIWNDEIDISEYEIWVNGIELQL
- a CDS encoding Nramp family divalent metal transporter — its product is MSVSPQVASLSEVHRTVVIPSGKGLWRKLLAYAGPGYLVAVGYMDPGNWATDLAGGSQFGYTLLSVILLSNLMAVLLQSLCVRLGVATGKDLAQACRAYYSPPVSFLLWILAEIAIAACDLAEVLGSAIGLKLLFGIPLLIGVSLTAADVILLLSLQSRGFRYLEALVITLIALIGGCFLAELFLAQPQWSGILAGFVPQSAVIHNPEMLYLAIGILGATVMPHNLYLHSAIIQTRAWELTTPKKWEAIRFGSLDSTIALCFALFINAAILILAAATFHESGHHHIASIEDAYQMLTPLLGTGLASTLFAIALLASGQNATLTGTLAGQIVMEGFIKLRMRPWLRRLLTRSLAIIPALLTILLLGEGSTTDLLVLSQVILSLQLSFAVIPLVSFTSNPRIMKEFVNPTWLKLLAGAVATLIVGLNSWLLLQMFWGWLH
- a CDS encoding AAA family ATPase; protein product: MKEELSVLVQAQYPLIYLVTSEEERAEQAIAKIAHQQTQHHRVFVWTVTRGFIEYGQSQAANHHNTISPEAAIEWVMRQKESGIFIFKDLHPFISSPAVTRWLRDAIASFKGTDKLILLMSPYLDIPLELEKDVIVLDFPLPDLTELGEVLAQQLEQTRTRRTSIEVREKLLKAALGLTKDEAEKVYRKAFVKAGKLTEEEVDVILSEKKQLIRRNGILEYIEEDETLQSVGGLEELKHWLTQRSDAFTERAREYGLPQPKGMLILGVPGCGKSLIAKTTARLWGLPLLRLDMGRVYDGSMVGRSEANLRNALKTAESISPAILFIDELDKAFAGGAGSGDSDGGTSSRIFGSFLTWMQEKTSPVFVMATANRVERLPGEFLRKGRFDEIFFVDLPNPEERQDIFKIHLNKRRPDADRFELGQLAKVSDGFSGAEIEQAIIAAMYEAFAQDREFTQLDIIAAIKSTLPLSRTMMEQVTALRDWARQRARPASASVAEYQRLEF